A single Microbacterium protaetiae DNA region contains:
- a CDS encoding aldo/keto reductase, producing the protein MRQNPLSRTERNVSAIGLGTWQLGADWGAVSEDDALAVLAASADHGVTLFDTADVYGDGRSEALIGRFLAGRPGHGITVATKMGRRVDQVPENYTPENFRAWTDRSRRNLGVDTLDLVQLHCPPTAVVEDDTTYEALDALVAGGMIAAYGVSVETCAQALAVIAHPGVTNVQIIVNPFRLKPFDEVLPAAHEAGVAIFARVPLASGLLSGRYTPQTTFAPDDHRSFNRHGEAFDRGETFSGVDYETGLAATGELAAALPDGVSLPAATLAWIASRPGITTVIPGARSVAQATANADAAALLDGGFDLDAFDALVHDVYDRRLRAAIHPHW; encoded by the coding sequence ATGCGACAGAACCCTCTCTCCCGCACCGAACGCAACGTCTCTGCCATCGGGCTGGGCACCTGGCAGTTGGGCGCCGATTGGGGAGCGGTGAGCGAGGATGACGCGCTCGCTGTGCTTGCGGCATCCGCCGATCATGGCGTGACCCTGTTCGACACGGCCGACGTCTACGGTGACGGCCGCTCCGAAGCTCTCATCGGCCGGTTCCTCGCTGGGCGCCCGGGGCACGGCATCACGGTGGCTACGAAGATGGGTCGGCGGGTCGACCAGGTGCCCGAGAACTACACGCCCGAGAACTTCCGCGCCTGGACGGATCGCAGTCGCCGCAATCTCGGCGTGGACACTCTCGATCTGGTGCAGCTGCACTGTCCGCCCACCGCCGTCGTCGAAGACGACACCACCTACGAGGCTCTTGATGCGCTGGTGGCCGGCGGCATGATAGCGGCGTACGGCGTGTCGGTCGAGACCTGCGCACAGGCGCTCGCGGTGATCGCCCACCCCGGAGTGACGAACGTGCAGATCATCGTCAATCCATTCCGGCTCAAGCCGTTCGACGAGGTGCTGCCGGCGGCGCACGAGGCGGGCGTGGCCATCTTCGCGCGGGTGCCGCTCGCATCAGGCTTGCTCAGCGGCCGGTATACCCCGCAGACGACGTTCGCGCCCGACGATCACCGCAGCTTCAACCGGCACGGCGAGGCGTTCGATCGCGGCGAGACGTTCTCGGGTGTCGACTACGAGACCGGGCTGGCGGCCACCGGCGAACTGGCGGCGGCACTGCCCGACGGGGTGAGCCTGCCGGCGGCGACGCTCGCGTGGATAGCGTCGCGGCCCGGCATCACCACCGTGATTCCCGGAGCGCGCAGCGTCGCCCAGGCGACGGCGAACGCCGACGCGGCCGCCCTGCTCGACGGCGGATTCGACCTCGACGCCTTCGACGCTCTCGTGCACGACGTGTA